The Leptolyngbya sp. CCY15150 DNA window AAACATCGATATGAAGATCAGGCACGGGTTTGAGGAGATGAATCAGTCCTGCCATCAGTACGTGATTCAGCAGTGTGTAGAACCAGCAAGATTGATGCTGTCGAAAACAGATTTGGCGATACGTGCTGCGCACAGGCTGCGCCAACGCAGATATTGCCTTACAGGTCGGCTTCTCCAGCCAAAGCCACTTAACCCAACAGTTTAAGCGCCTCACTGGCATGACACCGAAACAGGTTCGCTAACACCAGAAGAATCTGATAAATCACCGTAAGAATTTGAAAGAAGTTGAGTGTTGAAACTCACTACACTCAAGCTAGCTAAGGCAAAGATAACCTGTATGGAAAGTATGTAAACAGCGCCTAATAATCCCGTTGATAGTGGCCG harbors:
- a CDS encoding AraC family transcriptional regulator, which produces MLRTGCANADIALQVGFSSQSHLTQQFKRLTGMTPKQVR